The following coding sequences lie in one Arachis hypogaea cultivar Tifrunner chromosome 9, arahy.Tifrunner.gnm2.J5K5, whole genome shotgun sequence genomic window:
- the LOC112709285 gene encoding uncharacterized protein translates to MGATPFHHSILEVWLPKHFDKPTDMRYDGTQNPQEHLTAFEVRINLKGVGDEVRCCAFPVTLAGPAIRWFNALPQGSMTTFTDITRAFLAQFTTRIAKAKHPINFLGVTQRSSEPTRKYLDRFNDECLEIDDLTDSVASLCLMNGLLNEDFRNQNVAREYINDKEFSQIVAANKWQPAYNHARQLGNGKRPREHSKDGAPAKTFKPFSRIADKGILSKPRQLKNRTRGNKNLYCDYHKGYGHKTQDCSDLKDALEQAIRKGKLAEFSHLIKKPRRRDRDRSGGLTIMNVVVGRDVAPRTKLASRKDAKVLAVSSSSSVPPSRRIPSISFGPEDQWFNDVLENPPMVITTRVGSGLVKRILVDTGVYSNIMFRNVFDALGLRDTDLKTHQHGVVGLGDNFIKPEGIVSLPVSIGGGRGKRSVMAEFVVLRDSTAYNLILGRKTINEFGVVISTKLLKMKFVDDDGSAGSIRGDLETAVACDNASLSLRKKSKKHSGSS, encoded by the exons ATGGGAGCAACCCCCTTCCACCATTCGATCCTCGAGGTCTGGCTACCGAAGCACTTCGATAAGCCAACAGACATGAGGTATGATGGGACCCAAAACCCCCAAGAacatctaacggccttcgaggTCAGGATAAATTTGAAAGGGGTGGGTGATGAAGTGAGGTGTTGTGCCTTCCCTGTAACCCTAGCGGGGCCGGCAATCCGCTGGTTCAACGCTCTCCCACAAGGCTCCATGACGACGTTCACGGACATCACCCGCGCCTTTCTAGCCCAGTTTACTACACGTATTGCTAAAGCAAAGCACCCGATCAACTTTTTGGGGGTGACACAAAGAAGCAGCGAACCGACCAGGAAATACTTGGATAGGTTCAATGACGAGTGCTTGGAGATCGACGACCTAACTGACTCGGTGGCCAGTTTATGCTTGATGAATGGGTTGCTAAATGAAGATTTCAGGAACCAAAATGTAGCTCGGGAGTATATCAATGACAAGGAGTTTAGCCAGATTGTTGCAGCCAACAAGTGGCAGCCCGCCTACAACCATGCTCGTCAGCTCGGTAACGGGAAAAGGCCCAGGGAGCACTCCAAGGATGGAGCTCCAGCTAAAACCTTCAAGCCGTTCTCCCGG ATTGCCGACAAAGGCATCCTGTCGAAGCCCCGACAACTCAAGAATAGAACTAGAGGGAACAAAAACCTCTATTGTGACTACCACAAGGGCTACGGCCACAAGACCCAAGATTGTTCTGACCTAAAAGATGCTCTGGAGCAGGCGATCCGGAAAGGCAAGTTGGCAGAGTTCTCTCACCTTATAAAGAAACCTAGGAGGCGGGATCGTGATCGATCTGGCGGCCTCACCATCATGAACGTCGTGGTCGGGAGAGACGTGGCTCCTAGGACGAAGTTGGCAAGCAGAAAAGACGCCAAAGTTTTAGCCGTGTCATCATCCAGTTCCGTGCCTCCCTCCAGGAGGATACCGTCAATATCATTCGGGCCCGAGGACCAATGGTTTAACGATGTGCTGGAGAACCCTCCCATGGTGATCACGACTAGAGTTGGATCTGGCTTAGTAAAACGAATCCTAGTCGACACTGGAGTTTATtcgaacatcatgttccgcaatGTGTTTGATGCTTTGGGCCTCCGAGACACCGATTTGAAGACCCACCAACACGGCGTGGTCGGCTTAGGTGATAACTTCATCAAACCTGAAGGGATAGTCTCCCTGCCAGTATCCATAGGAGGAGGACGAGGGAAGAGGTCGGTAATGGCGGAGTTCGTGGTCTTAAGAGACTCCACGGCCTACAACCTCATCTTGGGAAGAAAAACTATCAATGAGTTCGGAGTAGTGATTTCTACAAAGCTATTGAAGATGAAGTTTGTTGATGATGATGGGTCGGCTGGATCCATCAGGGGAGATTTGGAAACGGCGGTTGCTTGTGACAACGCCAGTCTCTCCCTAAGGAAGAAGTCCAAAAAGCATTCGGGGTCTTCCTAG